cgCAGAAGccggcaaccttggtgtcacccccAGCTCTTCACTaccattcacccctcacatcctgTGGTGTTTCTttctaaatattttcattttgtaatggtttttattaagcactcactatgtgacatgcactatactaagcactggggtagatacaagctaatcaggaatcaatcagtccatgtcccatgtgggacttacagtctcaatccccattttacagatgaggtaactgaggtacaaagaagttaagtgatctgcccaaggtcacacagcagacaagtggcagagccgggattagaataaatgaccttctgactcccaggcctgtgctctatccactaggccttgctagaGATCCCGGCTCCCGGCCCGTGAGCCTTGGGAGAGACATAAATGTTTCTGCTGGGGCTGATTTTCGGATACACTGATGGGACGGAGGGTGGTCCTATGGCAGCAGGACCAGCTGGGATTTGAGGAAGCGCAgagtggggctggagatggaggggCCTGGCTCTGGGGGCTGGTGTATGTGTTAGGAGGAGAAGAGTAGATCCCGAGCCTCATCAGCTCCACAATCGcctgaacccacaacctccctaGTAAGCCCAGGCCCTGGGGCTATTCCCGGGGGTTGTCAGGGACTATGTAGAACCCGTGGCTCGGGGGAAGGGCGGCAGGGGCTGGGAATCGGGGGAACGGGGCAGAGTggatcggagggaggaggagggagaggagaccctGCACCTGGAAAGGCCCAGAGGCCGGGGAACTGAGGGTCAGGAAACCAAGCAGCAGGGGCAGTTACTTAGGGTTTGGAGAGCTGAAGGCAGCGGCAGCTGCTCGTGCTTCTCTGCTCTGGACaggctggagaggagggaaggggtcccACTCAAAAGCGCTTTGGAGGCGAGAGCCAGAGGCATCAGGGCAttaaagcatggctcagtggatagagcccgggcctgggagttagaaggtcatgggttctaattccagctccacccctgctgagtgatcttgagcaaggcatttcacttctctgggcctcagatacctcatctggaaaatggggatttagactatgagacccattgtgggacagggactgtgtccaacccgatttgcttgtatccatcccaacgtttagtacagtgcttggcacataggaagcgcttaacagataccactattactattattgttaccattcctccgggcgggggagagggcaggactgGAGAATGCCATGGTGTGTGTTGGTGGCGGGGGCAGGGACGTCTGTTTGGCGCCGGAGAGGGAACGGATGGAATAGCTCAGGGattaggggaggggaggtggcgggggggggcgctCGGTGGGGGCTTTGCTGAGGTCCGGTCGGTTTCAGGACTGCCCCACACTCGGGCCTTCATCGGTACAACGCTTTGAGATCCCAAGGACGAATAGGAATGGACAAGGGGAGCCGCAGTGAGCCTGGGCTAGAAGCCCCCACAGGATAGGGTTCAGGGAGgacgagagaagagaggaagggggatgggaggaacggaaggagaagaaggaggggaaaggaagaggggaggggggaggtggattCCTGGAGAGATGATGGATTTGGGGCCTCACGTGGACAGccgaggtgggggcggggccacCCAAGTCGCCATCTCGGTTTAGATCCTCCCGTCCTTCCCCAGCCGGGAGGATGGGTTCCTCCCTCAGAGAGAGAGCTCACACGAAAAACCCCTGCTTTTTGGGGGCTTCACAGGGCAGggtctctgcttcctcctcctctccgcccctcccccctcccgctcccatcccctCAGGGTCAGGAGTCCGACCTTGTTTATCGTACGGGAAGCGTAGGCCAGCATGaggcacggggtggggggagacttaCTCTAACAGGAGGTCCCTTAGAGGTCACTGACCCCCCCTAAATCCCATCCTCTGGTCACCTGCCACGCCCgagcagtggggtgggagggagcggcGTGAGTGACGGGAAATTGGGAAGGGGGAAACGCTAAATTgcatgaggggcagagaagagtcttggaaaggtggagggagtttgGAATTGGTGGGTGAAGGCGGGATATtgtaaggaggagagaaagagaaagggggaggggaatagGTACATAGGGAGGGCGATGGCGTACgacaaggaggaggagctggagagagggagggagggagagagagaaaggagggagagacagagaaagagagatggggaaagagccagggagggagggagagagggaggaagagacagggaataggagacaggaaggagagactgagagatgaggagaaaaacagggaaagggagtgagaaagggaaaaagaaagagaggccaGGAGTCTGAGGGGAAcatggaggaagagaaacaggcaagggaagacagagaggaataGAGACAAggacaggagacagagaaggagagagacagggaaggggagacTGGAAGAGaccagaagagggagaaagagggggaaagatagGCAAGGggatacagagagaaagagacaggaaggaagagagagggaaagaggaggcgagcgggggacagagagggagatagagagaatgagagacagaatgagagaggcaaaggaaaggggagggacagggagggagagacagggcagAGAGCGGTGATGAAGCAGAGACGAGGCTACCACTTGCCCACTGCCTCCTCCGCTGCCTCAGCGCTTCTCCTCAGCACACAGCCTCATTGATCGCGTttagcttctcccctcccccttcctctctttctctctttgtctctgtctctgtgtgtgtgtctctccctccccacccccccaaggatggttctctctcccagctctgccgctctcctccccttttccgaGCTCTGCCTCCAGCCCCTGCCGAAACGGGACCCCGGATTTCTTGTATGTGTTGGGGGCGCGACCCTTCCCCCCTCTCGGGGATCGACTCGCTGTCTCCCCGGTCCCGCATTGGGTCGAAGCTCGATATATTCCTCTAAAAGGGTCTAAAGCCccgcctcctgcttctcttcctccctctgcctctcgtctctccattcctttcccctcccccctccccagctccccttcccttagctctccctttccatccttcccgatctcccttccccctttgctcgcctctcccctcctcccccttccctctgcccgctCCCAAGCGGCTGCTGGGGAAACCGAAGCGACACTTACCCACTGGTGCCAGGTCTCTGAGCCTGAGAGAAACGCCAGTCCGTGTTGGGGGGAGCTTGCTgtggaggaaacagaagcagcgaGTGAGGACGGAGAGGGGCAGACCCGAAGCTTGCAGGCCCCAGGAGTGGGGCTgtatggagaaggggagagtagggggaaggaggggaagggagtcacTCTCCCCTTGGGGAACCACGCCAGGTCCGTGCGGCCGGGGGCCAAGAGGGGTAACACCATCTCATCAATCCTAaaatccccccccttccccaaactgaccccctcctctaatcccaggcctgagcGCCGGGAAAGGGGGAGTGCCTGCCCTCGTTACCAGCATTTCCTGCTCCCCCGAGCCCCATAAAGCTCTTCCTCGCCCATCTTCGACTCCCTGCGTCTCGCCCAGCCCCCATCCGCGCTCGGGCCAGACAAGACCCACGtctccagagaggagagagaacacagCGGCTCTGTCCGGTGGATGCGCCTCGGGGCCTGTTTCCAGGAAAGGCACTCCGCAGCCTCCGTGTGGGGCAACCGGCGGCCGGGGCCTGACCCTCAGAGCAATCCCCGACCTGGTAGGGGGGGCACATTTTTCCTCGCAATTACCCGAAAAAGACCATTTGCGCACAGCAACGCCATTCCTGGGTCAGACCCACGATGCAAAAAGCCTAGGATCCAGTCTCCATAGCAACAAGAAAGTTGGCGGAATCGGGTGCTGGTTGCCTTTATAGACACCCACTCTCATGGTTACAGACTCTCCCCTTTCTAACCCTGACGTAACCCAGCACGGACTATTCcgcacccctgattctcccctctccatccctgactggcccccagtgccccagcacggaccatctcacatccctgactctccccttttcaaccctgactctcccccagtgacccagcacggaccatccaacaacccggactgtcccctctccatccctgactgtccccagtgacccagcccggaCTAGCCCAcactcctgactctttccactctatccctgactcttcccctagTGCTCCTTTCCAGCCCCAGTGGGGTCCCCTCTTCCTGGGGGTTGGGTCTTGGGGAACACTGACTCGTGTTCGCCTCGCCCACCCACTTCCTGGTTTGTAAAGGACAATTCTGTCCCCTCTCAGCCTGCCCCTGTCCAGACTGCAGAATCTTGTCCCATCTGATCTCTCCTCGTCCCAGACCACCCCGGGTGCCTTTCTTTGTCCCGGATCCAGAATTCCTGTAACCCCACATCTGTGTGGCGGGGACCAGGTCCCACCCATTTCtagacaaccccccccccccccggtgacccCAGTCAGCGGCGACTCGGTTGCGGTTTAGAGACGAGGCCGCAGAGCCGGGAGCGGGACCCCGGACGCCAGTCAAGGCAAGGAGCCCCGATTTCCACCGAGGCTCAAATCAAGGATTCCTCCCGACTCAGGTGCTGAAACCGCTGTTTGGCTCCAGCCTCCAGGCTCAGAGTAGGACGGTGGGTGACTCTGGCCAGGCTGGGATCCTACCTGTAAAACCATGTGGAGGGCCGGGGTGACgggaagggacgggggggggTTCAGCGCATACTCGGAAGACACTACAGCCAAACACAAACCCCCCAGAGTTGACCCCCCAAGCCCCATAATATACCCCCGACCTTCACAATACACCCCAACCCCGGAATATTCATATCCttattactatattatactaATAATATATTCGttgtaattattatgatattcgttTGACccttgtcaagcaccgttctaagcgctgggatagatacaagttaatcgagttggacacagtccctgccccacatggggctcacagtcgaagtaggagggattaggatttaatccccatttttcaagtgagaaacctgaagcacagagaaatgaagttattaGCCCAGGATGACGCAGAAACACGGCAAGCTATTGGCAGtgtcaggatgagaactcaggtcccctgactcttagtccctggttctttccactgggccacgctgcttttcagagtGCACCTCGACCCGCCGAGTACACCCTAACCCTATAATACACCCTGTCGCCACAGTACATACCAAAACCCCTTAGCCCACGCCTCCATCACAGTACACCTCCTCCCCCACAGTACACGACAGTACCAGAGCCCGCAGTACACTTGTCCCCGCGTGTGTATCCTGACCCCCCAAAACACCGCACCTCCACAGTGCCCTTTGGCgtcattcctctcctctccctgccccagactTCGATCCCTTCTAGACCGCCTTTTCCCCAACGgatatccccttcccctcccctcagtattcCAGCAGCGCGGGGTTCGGTCCTTCAAGCTCAGTGCGGGGTAGGGAGACCCTCGGGGTCCCCGCTCCCGGAGACGGAGTGCGAGGGGCTCCTCCAGCCCCAGTCCCCCTCCGGGTcccggggagataataataataatgatgatgataatggtggtcttcgttaagcgcttactatgcgcaaggcgctgtgctgagcgctggtagatacaaggtacttgggttggacccagtccccgtcccacgtggggctcacaatcttaaccctcgctttacagatgaggtaaatgaggcaccgagacgtgcaagcgatctgcccgaggtcacacagcaggcaagtggcagagccgggacctctgactcccaggcccgggctctatccgcttctCCATGGAccggaggggcggagccgggggaggggagggagcggcccCCTCACCTGGCTCGGCCCCTTCAGCGTCCCGGAGCGGGGCAGGAAGGCGTCGAGCtccgcggccggggccgggggctgcggggcgCTGAGGGGCCGCAGAAAGGTGAAGTCGCTCCCCTCGGAGCCGGGCGAGAAGCAGGTCCGGTAACAGTGGTTCTGGGGGCCCGCCGGCCGCAGGGTCACCTCCATGTACTTGAGCGTCCCGTCGGAGCTCAGCTGGAGGGTGGGGCTGGACCGCTTGTAGAAATCCCTGGACGGGGAGGCCCGGCGCGGGCAGCAGCGGCCCTCGTCCCCGGCTCCCCGCAGGCACCGGGCGGCCAGGACGGTGAAGGTGACCAGCGACAGGAGGCTGATGGCCGCCAGGGCCACGATGAGGTAGAGGGTCAGCTCGGACCCCTCGGCCGGGCGCGCCGGGAAGTGGCCGCGGGACCCGAGGGCCTCCTCGAAGCCCGCGTCCTCCAGCACCACGAACACGGTGGCCGTGGCCGACAGCGCCGGCTCCCCGTGGTCCCGCACCAGCACCTCCACGCGCTGCCGGGGGTCGTCCCCCTCCCGGAGGGCGCGGGCCGTGCGGATCTCGCCCGTGGGCGCCGACACGAGGAAGAGGTCCGGCGCCGTGGACTGCGGCAGCAGCGAGTAGGAGAGCCAGGCGTTGTGGCCCGAGTCCGCGTCCACGGCCGCCACCTTGGCGACCAGCGAGCCGGCGGGCGCCGAGCGCGGCAGGCGCTGCGGGAGCCCCAGCTCCCGGCCGGGCCGCGGGTGGAGCACGGCCGGTGCGTGGTCGTTCTGGTCGACGACGAAGACGTGCAGCGAAGCGTTGGAGCCGCGCGGCGGCGAGCCGGCGTCTCGGACTCCCACCACCAGCTGCAGCACCTGCAGGAGCTCGTAGTCGAAGGCGCGCAGGGCGAAGACCCGGCCGTCCTCGGGGTGGATGGACACGAAGGCCGAGGCCGGGGCCCCGCGGGCGCGGCCGTCCACGAGGGAGTAGGTCAGGCGGGCGTTGTCCCCCGCGTCCGGGTCGGAGGCGGCCACGGTGCAGAGCAGCGAGCCGGGGGGCCGGTTCTCGGCCACGTGGGCGCTGTACAGCGGGCGGGAGAAGCGCGGCGCGTTGTCGTTCACGTCGGAGATGTTCAGGGCGATGGTGAGGCGGGTGTGGAGGGGCGGCGAGCCCGCGTCCCGGGCCCGCAGCTCCACGGCGTAGTACGGCACGGCCTCCCGGTCCAGCCGCGCGCTGGTCAGCAGCGAGTAGTGGTCCTCCCGGGCCCGGATCTcgaagggcaggccgggggccagggccaggctgaCGCCGCGGCTCCCGCCCGAGTCTCGGTCCCGCACGTGGAACAGCCCCACCACCGTGCCCACGGGCGTGTCCTCCGGCACCGGGTTGAGCAGCGAGGTGAGCAGCACCTCGGGCGGGTTGTCGTTGacgtcctccacctccacctgcaccaCGCAGTGGCCCTCCATGGCCGGCACGCCCCGGTCTCGGGCCCGGACGTGCAGCTCGTGGAAGCTCCGCTCCTCGAAGTCCACCGGGCCCAGGACCCGGATCTCGCCCGTGCGCGGGTCCAGGCCGAAGAGGCCCCGCGCCGCCTCGGCCGTGTGGTCGCCGAAGGAGTAGTCCAGCCGGCCGTTGGGGCCCTCGTCCGGGTCGGTGGCGTTGAGGCGCAGCAGCAGCGTGCCCGCGGGGCTGCCCTCGGGGAGCCTGACGCGCAGCCTCGGCGGCTCGAACCCGGGGGCGTTGTCGTTGACGTCCAGCACCGTGACGGTCACCCGGGCCGTGCCCGAGAGGGCCGGGCTGCCCCCGTCCACGGCCGTGAGCACCAGCAGGTGCTGCGCCCGCGCCTCGCGGTCCAGGGGCCTGTCCAGCACCAGCTCGGGGAGGAGCTTGCCGTCCTGCAGCGTGTGCACGCTCAGGGAGAAGTGGTCGTTGGCGCTGAGCGAGTAGGCGCTCACCGTGTTGGCGCCCACGTCCGGGTCCTGCGCGCTGACCAGCGGGAAGCGCGCCCCGGGGGCGGCCGACTCGGCGATGCGCACCTCCCGCTCGGCGGGGCTGAAGCTCGGGGCGTTGTCATTGAGGTCCAGGATCCGCACCTCCACGCGGAACAGCTCCAGGGGCTGCTCGGTCACCACCTGCACGGCCAGCAGGCAGTCGGCGCTGGCCCCGCACAGCCTCTCCCGGTCCATCTTCTCGTTCACCAGCAGGGCGCCGCCGGTGGCGCTCAGGGCCAAGTAGCGCCGGCTCTCGTCCGAGCCCAGCTGCAGCCGGCGGCCGGCCAGCTCCGGCCCCTTCAGGCCCAGGTCCTGGGCCACGTTCCCCACCAGCGTCCCCGGCTCCGACTCCTCCACCACCGAGTAGCGAAGCTGTCCGGCCGCCCAGCCCCAGCTGCACAGGGACAGCACGGCCAGCCCGGGCCATTTGCGAGCCGGCGGCCGGGGCGTCCGGGACTGCATGGCCCGTCCAGTCCGGGCGCTCCCGAGGGGACTCCGGGGGGACTCCGGGGGCCGGATCCCAGCGGCCGAGGTCCCTGCGGCTTCTTCCCTTCGCTTCGAAAACGGCTCCGGGGCTTGTCTGCCTGCAGCCTTAGTCACCGAGTGGCGGGGGtgggctctgggggggggggggggagggcgggagggaaggagggcggggggcggaggggaagtgggggggggggggcatcagagctggagcagggggggaggagagcggcGGGCCCAGAGAGGAGATCCCCCAGCCTGGAGGCGCGACGGATTGGCTGAGAATCCAACCCGCTCTCGGCCAATGACGACGACTCCTCGATCCCTGAAACCTTAGGAACCGGCGAGGGGGGTGCGCTGAagaccctccccctcggcccgccccccaccccccaccatcaccacccGGGCGGCCCCCGCGCTCCGCGCCGCCGGTTGAATCAGACCAGCTGGCGGGCAAGTTTGACAGCTCACATGGTGCTCGCCGGGAGGCCGGGCGGCTCGGATGCCGAAACGGTACAAAACTCCTCATTGTCCGCTCCGGCAGCTTCGTGCGTGACTTCAGACGCTTCCCCCCATTCGCCGGGACCGCCGACAAAACGCGCCTTTGTGCGGGGGGCGGACCCCCGGGGTCTCCCTTCCGAGTCCCTGAACGCGGAGATTGGCGCGCACGGAGTCCGAGGCCTCCGTGCCCGTCCGACTCCGCGCTCCCAGCCAGCCGGGTGCAGGCCTTGGGGCACCGCGGCggagggcagaggctgggcaCGACCTTGGCCCCCGAGCCTGGACCCCCCTCGCCTACCAGGTCCTCATCCCGTTAGGCCTCCGAGTCCCCGCGAGCCTGGGCCCAGCGCAGCGCCAGCTAGAACGGACGGGTCCAGGGAGGAAGGTGTTTCCCGGCGCGGGGAGGAACTCCCAGTGTCCGACTTGGagtctcctccgcctcccctcccctccccagccaacTCGGACCCCGGATTCCACCCGGGGGGCAGGGGACATCGGCGGAGGAGAAGCTCGGCCCCCGGCCACGTGGCGCCTCCACCTCTCCCGCGCCGGAGGCCTCAGCTTTCTCCCATCGGGCCCGCAGCCAGGAGCGGCTTCGGCGTCGAGAGCCTTGGGCGTTGgagagggcagggccggggcggggaggagacggaACCTTCCAGAAGCTATGGGCAGGAGGCCCTTGAACTTCTCCCGTCCGAGCCCCGCCCTCCGGCTCCTGGGCGCGGTGGAGATCCCAACCCCGTCAgttcaggcggggggggggggcgtggggaaGGGTCTCCCGGGGAGGGCGCTTGAACCCtggcccctccccgaccccagggATTCGCGGCCGTCGTCGCCCACTTTGCGAGACAGCTGGATAGAAAAGACGAGGAGCCTCGCGGGCGTGTTCCCGAcgggtccctcccctccctccccggacccGCCCCTGCGAAGACCTCCCCCGGATCCCTCGGCTCTCCCTCGGGCTCCTCTTGCCGCCGGACGGGGCGGCCGCGGCCCCGCGGGGCTGGTGGTTCTGCCGTTGACCCGCGGGCACCGGCCCGGCCTCACCGACCCGCAGGCCTCAGGCACCAGCCCAGCCGCATCCCGGCGCAAAGGCGGATCAACGCGCTGGCCGGTGCCAAAGCCCTAGCCTCCgggaggaagggggccggggggtggcgggggcgttCCTCGGACTCCTCCGGGCCCGGGCGGCCTCGAAAGCCAAGGGCCTAGCGCGTGATTGACGCTCGGCCCCTCCGGGTCAACCTCCCGGGCCCCACCTGGTCGCCCAGGGGCTCTCACCTCCGGACCGTAGAGCAGGTCCGAGGTCGGGCAGCTCGGGCGGACCGCCCCGCCCGGCGAGGGCGCGCTCCCGGGCTTCACCATCATGAAGCTGTCGCTCCGCGGGGGCGCGGAAGCCAGGGGCGTGCAGCCGTGCGAGTGGCCGCCCACGTCCACGAACTTGATGGGCTCCTCGGCCCCCAGCTGGATGCGGAGGATGCCGTTGGACGGCGgcgggccctccctcctccggggCCGGCCGAGGCAGGCGCGGGCCCGGGCGGGGCAGCTGGGACAGCAGGCCGAGCCGCGGAGGCACCGGGTCAGGAGGGCCACGAAGGAGCCGAAGGAGACGAAGCAGATGGCCACCAGCGACACGGCCAGGTAGAGGGTCAGGCGCGAGTCGCCGTCCGGCTGCGCCGACGAGTCCCCGACGTCCGAGAGGGCGGCGTGCGCGTCGTCCTCCAGGGACACGAGGAGGGTCACCGACGTGGACAGCGGCGGGTTGCCGCTGTCCTGGACCATGATGACCAGCCGCTGCGGGGGGAGGTCGGCGGGGATGGGCCCGGCCGTGCGGATCTCGCCGGCGTAGCGGGACACGGCGAAGAGCGTGGGATCGGGCGCCTCGAAGAGCTGGTAGGAGACCCAGGCGTTGTAGCCCGAGTCCAGGTCGACGGCCGTCACCTTGGTCACCAGGTGGCCGGCGCTGGCGGAGGGCGGCAGCGCCTGGGGGCacagggccccgggccgggcctgcGGCCGGAGCACGGCGGGGGCGTTGTCGTTGACGTCGAGGATGAAGAGGCGGACGGTCACGGTGCTGCTGAGCGGCGGCTCGCCCCGGTCTCGGGCCTGCACCTCGAACTGCAGCGTCTGGGTCTGCTCGTAGTCGAAGGAGCGGGCGGCGTGGACGGCCCCGGTCTGCgggttgagggagaggaaggaggaggcggcggcggcggcggcggcggcctcccggccccgcggctcCAGGAGGGAGTAGGCGATGAGGCCGTTGAGGCCGGAGTCCGGGTCGGAGGCGGCCAGGGAGCAGAGCAGCACGCCCGGCCGGTTGTTCTCCTGCACGAAGACCTCGTGGGAGCGCCGGAAGAAGGCGGGCGCGTTGTCGTTGACGTCCGAGACGTTGAGGGACACGGTCCG
This sequence is a window from Ornithorhynchus anatinus isolate Pmale09 chromosome X2, mOrnAna1.pri.v4, whole genome shotgun sequence. Protein-coding genes within it:
- the LOC100092558 gene encoding protocadherin gamma-C5-like isoform X2, with the translated sequence MQSRTPRPPARKWPGLAVLSLCSWGWAAGQLRYSVVEESEPGTLVGNVAQDLGLKGPELAGRRLQLGSDESRRYLALSATGGALLVNEKMDRERLCGASADCLLAVQVVTEQPLELFRVEVRILDLNDNAPSFSPAEREVRIAESAAPGARFPLVSAQDPDVGANTVSAYSLSANDHFSLSVHTLQDGKLLPELVLDRPLDREARAQHLLVLTAVDGGSPALSGTARVTVTVLDVNDNAPGFEPPRLRVRLPEGSPAGTLLLRLNATDPDEGPNGRLDYSFGDHTAEAARGLFGLDPRTGEIRVLGPVDFEERSFHELHVRARDRGVPAMEGHCVVQVEVEDVNDNPPEVLLTSLLNPVPEDTPVGTVVGLFHVRDRDSGGSRGVSLALAPGLPFEIRAREDHYSLLTSARLDREAVPYYAVELRARDAGSPPLHTRLTIALNISDVNDNAPRFSRPLYSAHVAENRPPGSLLCTVAASDPDAGDNARLTYSLVDGRARGAPASAFVSIHPEDGRVFALRAFDYELLQVLQLVVGVRDAGSPPRGSNASLHVFVVDQNDHAPAVLHPRPGRELGLPQRLPRSAPAGSLVAKVAAVDADSGHNAWLSYSLLPQSTAPDLFLVSAPTGEIRTARALREGDDPRQRVEVLVRDHGEPALSATATVFVVLEDAGFEEALGSRGHFPARPAEGSELTLYLIVALAAISLLSLVTFTVLAARCLRGAGDEGRCCPRRASPSRDFYKRSSPTLQLSSDGTLKYMEVTLRPAGPQNHCYRTCFSPGSEGSDFTFLRPLSAPQPPAPAAELDAFLPRSGTLKGPSQQAPPNTDWRFSQAQRPGTSGSQPGDEGGTWPNNQFDTEMLQAMILASANEAADGSSTLGAGTMGLSARYGPQFTLQHVPDYRQNVYIPGSTATLTNAAGKRDAKVTGGGGGAGAGAGGGAGAGGGGGGGGGNKKKSAKKEKK